One genomic segment of Deinococcus budaensis includes these proteins:
- the ppsA gene encoding phosphoenolpyruvate synthase, translating into MDMIRWFQTLKMTDVEVVGGKNASIGEMIQGLAGAGVRVPGGFATTADAFRAFLSQNGIEQRINARLAALDVNDVVALSDAGREIRGWVEGGELPAELEQAIRDAYAQMTAEAGGTEPDVAVRSSATAEDLPEASFAGQQETFLNVRGIDSVLHHVRLVFASLYNDRAISYRVHHNFEHADVALSAGVQRMVRTDLGVSGVAFTLDTESGYRDAVLVTAAYGLGELVVQGAVNPDEYFVYKPALRAGKRAVLRRTLGSKARKMIYAEGGGVASVDVPEAEQRRFCLSDEDLTELARQCVTIEEHYGRPMDIEWGKDGRDGQIYILQARPETVQSRTGRTLERFELGGQGEILVEGRAVGNRIGAGTVRVVRDVAQMDQVREGDILVADMTDPDWEPVMKRASAIVTNRGGRTCHAAIIARELGIPAVVGTGNATRELESGAQVTVSCAEGDTGYVYAGELPFRVNRVELDAMPPVAMKIMMNVASPDRAFSFAALPNEGVGLARVEFVISNVIGIHPRALLDYPNVPDDVRAQIEEKTAGYASPRDFFREKLAEGVATIAAAFAPKPVIVRLSDFKSNEYAHLIGGPAYEPHEENPMIGFRGASRYRSPDFAAAFALECEAIREVRDGMGLTNVQVMIPFVRTVGEAQAVIEVLERNGLRRGENGLKVIMMCEIPSNAILADQFLEHFDGFSIGSNDLTQLTLALDRDSGLVADLFDEQNEAVLALMSQSIAAAKRAGKYIGICGQGPSDHPALAQWLMEQGIDSVSLNPDSVLSTWLSLAGEPEVARS; encoded by the coding sequence ATGGACATGATTCGCTGGTTCCAGACACTAAAGATGACCGACGTAGAGGTCGTGGGCGGCAAGAACGCCTCCATCGGCGAGATGATCCAGGGCCTCGCGGGCGCCGGGGTCCGGGTCCCCGGCGGCTTTGCCACCACCGCCGACGCCTTCCGCGCGTTCCTAAGCCAGAACGGGATTGAGCAGCGCATCAATGCCCGCCTCGCGGCGCTCGACGTGAACGACGTGGTCGCCCTCTCGGACGCCGGGCGCGAGATTCGCGGCTGGGTGGAGGGGGGCGAGTTGCCCGCCGAGCTGGAGCAGGCCATCCGCGACGCCTACGCGCAGATGACGGCGGAGGCGGGCGGCACCGAACCCGACGTGGCCGTGCGGTCCAGCGCGACGGCGGAGGACCTGCCCGAAGCCTCCTTTGCCGGGCAGCAGGAGACCTTCCTGAATGTGCGCGGCATCGACAGCGTGCTGCACCATGTCCGCCTCGTCTTCGCCAGCCTGTACAACGACCGGGCCATCTCCTACCGGGTTCACCACAACTTTGAACACGCGGACGTGGCGCTCTCGGCGGGGGTGCAGCGGATGGTGCGGACCGACCTGGGCGTGTCGGGCGTGGCCTTTACCCTGGACACCGAGAGCGGCTACCGGGACGCGGTGCTGGTGACGGCGGCGTACGGGCTGGGCGAACTCGTCGTGCAGGGGGCCGTGAACCCCGACGAGTACTTCGTGTACAAGCCCGCGCTGAGGGCCGGGAAGCGGGCGGTACTGCGGCGAACGCTGGGCAGCAAGGCTCGCAAGATGATTTACGCCGAGGGCGGCGGCGTCGCGTCGGTGGACGTACCGGAAGCCGAGCAACGCCGCTTCTGCCTGTCCGACGAGGACCTCACCGAACTCGCCCGGCAGTGCGTGACCATCGAGGAACACTACGGCCGCCCGATGGACATCGAGTGGGGCAAGGACGGGCGCGACGGGCAGATCTACATCCTGCAAGCCCGGCCCGAGACGGTGCAGAGCCGCACCGGGCGCACGCTGGAGCGCTTCGAGCTGGGCGGCCAGGGCGAGATTCTGGTCGAAGGCCGCGCCGTCGGCAACCGCATCGGCGCGGGCACGGTGCGGGTGGTGCGCGACGTGGCGCAGATGGATCAGGTGCGCGAAGGCGACATCCTCGTCGCGGACATGACCGACCCCGACTGGGAACCCGTGATGAAGCGGGCCTCCGCCATCGTGACCAACCGGGGCGGGCGCACCTGTCACGCGGCGATCATCGCGCGGGAGCTGGGGATTCCGGCGGTCGTGGGCACCGGGAACGCGACCCGCGAGCTGGAAAGCGGCGCCCAGGTCACCGTCTCCTGCGCCGAGGGCGACACCGGGTACGTGTACGCGGGCGAGCTGCCCTTCAGGGTCAACCGCGTCGAGCTGGATGCCATGCCCCCCGTCGCCATGAAGATCATGATGAACGTGGCCTCGCCCGACCGCGCCTTTTCCTTCGCGGCGCTCCCCAACGAGGGCGTGGGGCTGGCCCGCGTCGAGTTCGTGATCTCCAACGTGATCGGGATTCACCCCCGCGCCCTGCTGGACTACCCGAACGTGCCCGATGACGTGCGGGCGCAGATCGAGGAGAAGACCGCCGGATACGCCTCCCCCCGTGACTTCTTCCGCGAGAAGCTGGCCGAGGGCGTGGCGACCATCGCGGCGGCCTTCGCGCCCAAGCCGGTGATCGTGCGCCTGAGCGACTTCAAGAGCAACGAGTACGCCCACCTGATCGGCGGCCCCGCCTACGAGCCGCACGAGGAAAACCCGATGATCGGCTTCCGGGGCGCTTCCCGCTACCGCTCACCCGACTTCGCCGCCGCCTTCGCGCTGGAGTGCGAGGCAATCCGGGAGGTCCGGGACGGCATGGGCCTGACCAACGTGCAGGTCATGATTCCCTTCGTCCGCACGGTGGGCGAGGCGCAGGCGGTCATTGAAGTGCTGGAGCGCAACGGCCTGCGCCGGGGCGAGAACGGTCTGAAGGTCATCATGATGTGCGAGATTCCTTCCAACGCGATTCTGGCCGACCAGTTCCTCGAACACTTCGACGGCTTTTCCATCGGGTCGAACGACCTGACGCAACTCACGCTCGCCCTCGACCGCGACTCCGGGCTGGTGGCGGACCTCTTCGACGAGCAGAACGAGGCAGTGCTGGCACTGATGAGTCAGTCCATCGCCGCCGCGAAGCGGGCCGGGAAATACATCGGCATCTGCGGGCAGGGGCCGAGCGACCACCCGGCGCTCGCGCAGTGGTTGATGGAGCAGGGGATCGACTCGGTGAGCCTGAACCCGGACTCGGTGCTGTCCACCTGGCTCTCTCTGGCGGGGGAGCCGGAGGTCGCCCGAAGCTAG